ATAAAATAAGTAAAGCTCAGATGAATGCTTTAACTATATGGAGAAAATGTATTGTTCAGCTTGCGAGAAAACATCCCAATGAAATGTATATTAATGGACCAACAATAGAAAATAATGTAGGTTTAACATTTGATGATGGCCCTGATTCATCAGTAACACCTAGAGTATTGGATATATTAAAAAGTAATGATGTAAAAGCTAATTTTTTCTTTGTAGGAACCCAAATAAATTATTTTCCTAATATAGTAAAAAGAGCTTATGATGAAGGCCATTTAATATTAAACCATAGTTGGAATCATCTGTATTTCACCAAAATAGATATTGAAACAATAAGAGAAGAGATTATTCTTACTGAAAATAAAATAAATGACATCATTGGTAAAAGGCCAGCTTTAGTGAGACCTCCATATGGAGCAACAGATGAAAAAGTTTTAGCTGCAGTCAGTGGAACAAACAATAAAATTGTTATTTGGTCCATTGATTCCATGGATTGGGTTCAGAATATAGACAAACAAACTATTGTGAAAAATATACTTGATAATGTTAGGCCAGGTGATATTATTTTAATGCATAGTAGTGTGGGACATAAAATAAATGTGGAAATTTTACCAGAAATTATAGATGGATTAGGAAAAAAGGGTTATAGAATTGTTGATTTAAGCGTATTGCTAAAAATAAAACCATATAAGTAAAATGATTATAATATACTTAACTTCTCTTTCTAAGAAACTAATCTTCAAGATGTTGAATTTATGGAACTTGATGATATCAAAATTTTTAGCTTCTTTTACCTTAGCTGGCTCCATAAAAGGAAGCAGTGGAAATTGGGGATGTGGGAGATTCCATTTCTAAAATTCAAGACCATATTTCAAATTTAGCAAAATTGAGTGATGGATTTTTTATGAGGGTAATTTTAAAATAGATAAAGATAACACTATTAGAGTTATATGGAATAAAATAGATTCAATACACTCTGAACTCCACAAAATTGGACATGTAGTAATAGATAAAATTAAATTTGGAAATAAAAATGAAACTTTAAGTAATTCAAGTAGAGCTAAAGATTTATCGTTAGAAATTATTAAAATATTAAATGATATAAAAAATCGGGCAAATATGTTTGCTAAAAAGGGTGAAAATGTATTTTTTTTATGTATAAATAGCTCTAAATTATCAAGTAACTCTTAGTTTCAGATGGAGTTTTTTAATTTGAAAGGGGCTAGTAATTAATTGAATATGAAAAAATTAAAAAGAATAATTTTAGATAGTGAGGAAATTCTCATAGAAAAAATTTTGAAATATGCAAAAGAACGAAATTATGTAAAATATACTTCAACTTTAAAAGAGGCATGGCGAATGTCAATATCAGGGCTTTCGGAATCCCTTATAAAAGCCATTGAAAAAAATAACTCTATCCTTGAGATGGGACCAGATGATGATTTTACTAAAAGTGAAGTTGCTAAATTTGGGGTTTTAGAAGCACAAAAACATCGTTCAAGGGGTGTTACATTAGGCATGTTTCTAGGACTTATGAAATATTATCAACAAGCATATATAGATATTATTGATGAAAGTAATTTTTCACTTAAAGAAAAGAAATACTTTTCCCAGTATATTAAAAGATATTTTGACCATATAGAATTGGGCTTTACTATAGAGTGGGCAGGATTATCTGGAAAACAAGAGTTAGAAGAGCTTCAGAAATCAAATAGAGAAATGACAAATGAAAAGAATAAATACCTAACTGTCTTTGAAAGTATTTATGATCCTATTATACTTGTAGATAGAGATAATAATATTGAAAATATAAATTATAGAGCAGCAGAAGTTTTTTTAAATGCGGCTGTTCCAGGAACAAAATATTATGGAAATGTGAATATAGATGGGAAATTAGCATGGATAAATGAAGAAGTTAGTAAATTTGTTAATTCAAATAAAGATGAAATTTTACAGGAGAAAACAATTGAAACTAAAATTGGTGAAAAAACTTTTTTAGTAAAATTTAAGAAAATGCTTGATGTAAGTGAAAAGTATAGAGGGACTGTTATTATATTTAATGACATAACCCAAAGAATAAAAATAGAAAGAGAATTAAAAATTAAAAATGAACAACTTAAATATTATGCATCTACTGACTGTATGACAGGAGTTTTAAATCGCAGAACAGGGCTTATGACATTGGAAAAGGAACTATCTCTAGTATGTAAGGGGGATAGACCTTTATCCGTATGTTTTGTAGATATAGATGGATTGAAAAAAATTAATGACACCTATGGTCACGTAGAAGGAGACTGGGTGATTAATTTTATTGTGTCAAATATTAAATTACTGGTAAGAAAGATAGATACGGTGAGCCGCATGGGTGGAGATGAGTTTCTCATAATTTTTCCAAATTGTTGTGAAGAGGATGCTGAAAAAATAATCAAGAGGATATGTTGTGGATTGAAACAGCATAAAAAGCCTTTTAAATGTTCTTTTAGCTATGGAATAATAGAAATAACAAAAGACAGCAAATTCAGTGTCAATGATGTAATTAAAGTTTCAGATGAAAAGATGTATAAGAATAAATTATCAAAAAACATATCAAGGGAATGATGAATTATTTAGGTTTAAAATTAACACACTAATATAAACTGAACTTGTCATAGATAACAAATATATGAACTAAAATCATGTGAATTTTAGTTTTAGGGGACTAAATTATGGGCTATAGTTTTTATTGGTGGTGTTTTTTGTGAGAATATTAAATATAGACAATAATTTCCGGGAAATTGATGGGGATATTGAGCTCATGGATAATCATTATTGGATAATTTTATCTATAGATGAAATTGACAGACTGGATAATTTTATATCTGTAGATAGAGAAACCATAAATGAGTGTAAAAGTTTTTCACAGGTACCAAAAATAAGTTTTTTTGATGGATATATTTTTTTAATATGTAATGTACTTAACTACGTAGAAGAAATAGTGATGGCTAAAGAATTAAATGTATTTTTAAGTAGAAATTATATTATAACTGTATATAAGGACAGAATTGATATATTAGATATTCTAATAAAGGATATAAACGATTCTAAAAATTGTTTTGTACTGAAAGACAATCCAAAGGTGTGTATACTTCTCTATTATATTTTAGACAGGATAGTAGTTAGAAACCATGATATAATATCTGAACTGGAAGTTGAAGCAGACAGAATTGAAATAAGCATTTTGAAAAATCCAAGACATGAACAAATAGACAATTTAATAACTCTTAGAAGACAGGTCTATAAGATAAGAAAATATTTAAGTCCTCTTATATACATAGGAGATAGTTTAGTTATAAATGATAACCTTGTAATTGATAAAGAGAGCATGAAGTATTTTATAAATTTAAATAAGAAAATAGAGAAACTTATGTCTTCTCTTGAAAGTTTAGTTCAGGATTTAGCTTTGGTTAGAGAAGCTTTTGAATCAGAAATAGCCAATAAAACCAATGAACTTATGAAAATTTTCACAGTAATAGCAACTATATTTTTGCCTTTAAATTTAATAAGCAGCATGTATGGTATGAACTTAAAAGGAATACCATTTGTAGAACGGGATAATGGATGTCATTATGTAATATTAATTATGGTAGTTGTAGCCATAACTCTTATATGTGTATTTAAGAGAAAAAAATGGCTTTAAATTAATTTAACAGTATTGTAATAAAATTATTGTGATAAAATATAAATGGTAATAAAATGAATGTTACCATTTGTTTTTTTCATAGTATTATTGTAAGTTAAATACAGATAAGGAGAGATAGAAATGTCAAAGGATTTAACTAAAAAGTATAAATATGCC
This genomic interval from Clostridium kluyveri contains the following:
- a CDS encoding sensor domain-containing diguanylate cyclase; translation: MKKLKRIILDSEEILIEKILKYAKERNYVKYTSTLKEAWRMSISGLSESLIKAIEKNNSILEMGPDDDFTKSEVAKFGVLEAQKHRSRGVTLGMFLGLMKYYQQAYIDIIDESNFSLKEKKYFSQYIKRYFDHIELGFTIEWAGLSGKQELEELQKSNREMTNEKNKYLTVFESIYDPIILVDRDNNIENINYRAAEVFLNAAVPGTKYYGNVNIDGKLAWINEEVSKFVNSNKDEILQEKTIETKIGEKTFLVKFKKMLDVSEKYRGTVIIFNDITQRIKIERELKIKNEQLKYYASTDCMTGVLNRRTGLMTLEKELSLVCKGDRPLSVCFVDIDGLKKINDTYGHVEGDWVINFIVSNIKLLVRKIDTVSRMGGDEFLIIFPNCCEEDAEKIIKRICCGLKQHKKPFKCSFSYGIIEITKDSKFSVNDVIKVSDEKMYKNKLSKNISRE
- a CDS encoding magnesium transporter CorA family protein → MRILNIDNNFREIDGDIELMDNHYWIILSIDEIDRLDNFISVDRETINECKSFSQVPKISFFDGYIFLICNVLNYVEEIVMAKELNVFLSRNYIITVYKDRIDILDILIKDINDSKNCFVLKDNPKVCILLYYILDRIVVRNHDIISELEVEADRIEISILKNPRHEQIDNLITLRRQVYKIRKYLSPLIYIGDSLVINDNLVIDKESMKYFINLNKKIEKLMSSLESLVQDLALVREAFESEIANKTNELMKIFTVIATIFLPLNLISSMYGMNLKGIPFVERDNGCHYVILIMVVVAITLICVFKRKKWL
- a CDS encoding polysaccharide deacetylase family protein, coding for MIPYIIKPTDTMNLIVTNPYLNPPYVRPGIIIFMSLPLYRFVTYNILGSTNKISKAQMNALTIWRKCIVQLARKHPNEMYINGPTIENNVGLTFDDGPDSSVTPRVLDILKSNDVKANFFFVGTQINYFPNIVKRAYDEGHLILNHSWNHLYFTKIDIETIREEIILTENKINDIIGKRPALVRPPYGATDEKVLAAVSGTNNKIVIWSIDSMDWVQNIDKQTIVKNILDNVRPGDIILMHSSVGHKINVEILPEIIDGLGKKGYRIVDLSVLLKIKPYK